The window CAGGCCGAAGTCCGTCACCCATGCCGTCCCCTGGGCGTCGAGCAGCAAATTGGCGGGCTTGACGTCGCGGTGGAGCACGCCCTGCTGGTGGGCGTAGGCGAGCGCGTCCGCGACCTGGACCCCGATCCGAGCGACGTCGTGGTAGTAGCACGGCTTCCTTCCGGCCGCGGCGTCGACCTCGGGCCCGTCGCCGGAATCCGGCAGCAAGGCGTGCGGGGAGGCCTCGCCGGCCCGGAGGGCCTCGAGCAGCGACGCCAGGTTGCGTCCCTGGATGAACTGCATGGCGAAATAGTGGATGCCGTCCGACTCGCCGACGCCGAACACCGGGACGATGTTGGTGTGATGGAGCTGCGCGGCGATGCGGGCCTCGCGGCGGAATCGCTCGAGCGCCCGCGCGTCGAGAGTCAGTCGCATCGGCAGGACCTTCAGCGCGACGTGGCGGCCGAGCGATTCCTGCACCGCCTCGTATACGACGCCCATGCCCCCCTGGCCGATCTCGCGGACGATCCTGTACTCTCCCAGCCGACCGGGAGGAGGCGGAGGCACCAGGCGAGGGCCGCCGTCGAGATGGCGCTCCAGCAGGATCATCGCCGGGAACAGCTGGTGGATCCGCTCGGCCTCGTGGGGGAATCGCTCCGCAAATTCAGAGAGGGATGGTTGCTCGCCCCGGCGATGCCGCTCTGCGAACTCCCCCGCGAGCTCGATCAGCGGATCGGCCTCCGACCCCGCATCTCCGTCGTCGCGAGGAGCCGCGCTCAACTCCGGGGCCCCAGCAGGTCCCGCAAGCGGCCCAGGGCGCGTAGGTATCGCTTGCCGGCCGCAGCGGAAGAGATCCCGAGGATCTCGGCCACCTGGGCGTTGGTCATGTGGCCGAAATGGCGAAGGAGCAGGATTTCGCGTTCGGACGGTTCGAGGCGATCGAGCGCCCCATGCAAGGCTTCCCCTTCCTCGACCCGCATGGCCGCTTCGCTCGGCGTGCCGAGGCCGGGGACGACCGCAGCTTCGGGCCGATGGATGGGCACCTCCCGCCTCGGGTCGCGGGCCGAGGTCCCGAGGTGGAACCGTCGAAGCTCGAGGATCTTGTGAGAGGCGATCCCGAGCAGCCAGTAGACCAGCGGGCTCCGCGGCTCGCGGAGATAAGCCTCGAGGCTCCCCGACGCGGCGACGTGGGCCTCCTGAACGACGTCCGAGGGATCGATGCGGCCTCGCAGCCTGGCGTCGAGCCGATGGGCGATGAGGTGGCGCAGCGGCCCCCGATGCCTCGAGAGCAACTTCCCCAGGCTGGAAGCATCCCCTTCCCTACACAACCCCAGCAGCCGATTCGTCTCGCTCGAATTCTCGCCGGTCCTGGTCATGGAAGTCCTCACAGCGATCGGCCCGGCGGTGCGGCGCCGGGATGCGTGGTTCGCCTGGTTGCGACGCGAGCGGCCGGTGAGGGAGGGGGCTCGCCAGAGGCCTCGCCAAATTTTCCATCGATTCATGTCTTGGGGTCGGGGCGAACTGCAATTAGATACATGTAAACGAACCATCGACCTCGTTCAAGACACAAAGAGGCCCACCCGGAAAAGCACGCCTCGACGTTCGATGGAACCCATCTCGCCAAGGGAACCACTGACCTCGATCGCGACGGAACTCCGCCCCGAGATCGAACGGCCGTCGCCGTCGGTCCCGTCCGGCGTCGGCGATGGGTGCGCCCATCATCGCCCGCCGGAAGTCGATCACGTTCGCCTCCCCTTGCGACACGACAACGCCGGCCGTCGCCCCTCCGACGTCCACGGCGAGATCCAGCACGAAATCCAGGTCGAAGGCGAAATCGCCCTGGATCGCACGAACCTCTCGATCCTCATTTCCGAAACGTCGTCTCGTCGATTCGAGGTGCCCCATGAAACCGAAGTCCGGCTTCACGTTGATCGAGCTGCTGGTCGTAATCGCCATCATCGCGGTCCTGATCGCCCTGCTGCTGCCCGCGGTGCAGTCGGCCCGAGAGGCCGCCCGTCGCGCCCAGTGCGTGAACAACCTCAAGCAGATCGGGCTGGCCATGCACAATTACCACAGCGCGAACGACTCGTTCCCGCCGCCCAAGATCTACTCCGGGAGCTGCGCCGACCAGTCCAACGGCGGACAGGGGCTCGTCCTCAACACCACGGCGTTCGTGATGATCCTGGGGAATCTGGAGCAGACCCCGCTCATGAACGCCTACAATTTCAGCCAGGCCTCGAGCGACTCCGCATGGGGGGGGTACGCCGGCGTCAACGTAAACCTGCTCGGAGATGCGGCCGCGAACTCGACCGTCGTCGGTACGATGGTCGCCGGCTACACGTGTCCGTCCGACGAAGACCCGGAGGTCGTCACATACGAGCCTTCCAACCCCGCGGCGATCTACTCCCGCATGAACGCGCGGAGGAGCAACTACGGCCTGAGTTCCGCCGGGTACACCGACTACGAGTGCGGTCCGCCCAACACTTCCTGGCTGGGGGCCTTCTACGCCGAGAAGGCGTCGTCCATCGCCAAGCTCCAGGACGGCAGCTCCAATACCATCCTGACCGGCGAGATGCATCAACGGCACGCCCAGGACTGGTTCGGACCATACTGGGGATCCGGCACCCACACCTCGACGTTCGCCCGCGTCGCGCGCAGAGGGCAGTGGATGTGGCAGTTTTATTATCCCAATGCACCCTGGGGCGACAACGATTGCCCGGGGAACCGCGCGGCCTGCAACCCGCGGAACCTGACCTACGCATGGGTCTACGCCAGCCGCCATCCCGGGGGCGTCAACGTGGGGATGGGCGACGGCAGCGTGCGCTTCATCAAGAACACGATCAACTACGACACCTTCTACTCCCTCACGACCATCCAGGGCGGCGAGATCGTCAGCGCCGACGCATTCTGACGGAGCCCGGACCCGGGACGAACCCGGCCCATGGGCAAGACGGACGCAGGAAACAACCTTGACGATATCCACGGAGCATTCAGACGTGAGATTTTACAAGGCCGTCGTCGTCCTGGGGCTCGCGATCGTCGCCGGCTGCTCCGGAGGCGGGGGCGAGGAGGACTCCTACTCGCTCGTCCCCGTCGAGGGCAAGTTGACGCTCGACGGGAAGCCGCTGGAAGGGGCGTCGATCACGTTCAACGCCTCTCAGGGTAACAACCCGCCGACCGACGGGGGCGACGTGACCGGCGCCGACGGGACCTTCTCGGCGAAGTATCGCAACCGCTCCGGGCTCGCGCCGGGGACCTACAAGATCACGGTCCATCAGCCGAAGGCGGCCCTCCCGGGAAAGCCGGCGCCCCCCGATCTCGACCCGTTCATGATGAGCCTGGCGATCGACGCCGCCAACAAAAAGAAGGGTCCCAGGAAAACGGCCGCGATCGATCAGCCCTGGATCTACAGCGAAATCGACCGCACCCCGCTCTCCCACCAGGTCTCCGTGGGAGGCGACGTCGACCTCGTGTTCGACCTCAAATCGACTCTGAAGTGACGGCCCGCGGGACTCACCCGACGACGTCGACGGGTCGGGCGGCCATCCGTCCCCGCCCGCCGACGTCGCGGTGCGTCCTTTCGGCCGCCGGCCTGGGCGCTCGGGTCGGGGGGCGCGAAGGCCGATCGGGCTTCAGAATCACCACATGCGACGCAGGCCCTTTCGGCCCCCTAATCGACAGGGAAACGATACGCTCATGACTTCCGAACGATCGTCGTTCGCGGACGCTGAACGGGCCGCGTCGTCGATGAACGTCCTGTTCGCCCTCGGCGGATCGTCCTTGCAGGCGTCCTTCGTCATCGCCTTTCTGGCCCTCCTCGGCGCGGCCGTCCACGCGGGCGACGGCGCGGAGCGGGAAGCCTTCTTCGAGGCGAAGGTCCGGCCGATCCTGGCGGACCGCTGCTTCGGCTGCCACTCGGCGAAGGCGGGGAGGATCAAGGGCAACCTCGCGCTCGACTCGCTCGAAGGGCTTTTCAAAGGGGGAGACCTCGGGCCGGCCGTCCAGCCGGGGCGGCCCGAAGAAAGTCTCCTCGTCCAGGCGATCGGATATCAGGACGACTCGGTGAAGATGCCGCCGAAGCAGAAGCTGTCGGAGGAGGAGATCGCCGTCCTCCGACGATGGGTGGCCGAGGGCCCGACCTTCCCGAAGTCGGCCGCGTCGCCGGCCGCCAGGGCCCCGGGGATCGATTTCGCCAGGGCTCGAGGCCACTGGGCGTACCAACCCTTCAGCCGCCGAGAACCCCCGCCGGTCGAGGATGAAGCGTGGCCCTCGACCCCCGTCGACCCGTTCGTATTGGCGAAGCTGGAGGCCGCCGGCCTCTCCCCGTCGCCGCCGGCCGACCGCCGCACGCTCCTGCGACGGGCCTATTACGACCTGATCGGCCTGCCGCCGACCGCCGAGGAGATCGCCGCGTTCGAGGCCGACCGATCGGACGACGCCTTCGCGAAGGTCGTCGACCGGCTGCTGGCCTCGCCCCGCTACGGCGAGCGCTGGGGGCGGCACTGGCTGGACGTCGCCCGCTACGCCGACTCGAAGGACGGCGTGCTCATGTACGGCGACGACCGGATCCGGCCCTACGCCTACACCTATCGCGACTATGTCGTGCGGTCGTTCAACGAGGACGCGCCTTTCGATCGGATGATCCGCGAACAGCTCGCGGCCGACGCGGTCGCGCCCAAGGACGAGCCCTGGCGGCTCGCGGCGATGGGCTTCCTGACGCTGGGCCGGGCCTTCGACAACAACGTCCACGACCAGATCGACGACAAAATCGACGTCGTGAGCCGCGGCCTGCTCGGCCTGACGGTCGCCTGCGCCCGCTGCCACGACCACAAGTACGACCCGATCCCCACCGCCGATTACTATTCGCTCTACGGCGTCTTCGCCGGTGCCGAGGCCCCGCTCGAGCTTCCCGCGATCGACGACCCCGAGCGGACGCCCGACCGCAAGGCGTTCGAGGACTCGGCGAACGTCAAGCGCTCCGAGATCCGGAGGTTCCTCGACGATCAGTACGTGATGCTCTCCGAGGAGGCCGCCAGGCGGTCCGGCGACTATCTGATCCAGGCCGCGACCACGCCCCCCGACCCGCTGGAGACGGCCGTCTTCTTCATGTCCCTCGACCGCGAACAGCTCCGCCCGCCGCTCGTCGCCCGTTGGCGACGCCTCCTCAAGCGTCGCGCCGACCCGGCCGATCCCGTCTTCGGTCCGCTGTCGCAACTGATGAAGCTCGACGACGAGGCGGTCGCCGACCGATCGGCCGCGATCCTCGCGAGTTGGGCCGAACGACCCGCGGGGACCGGGCTCGACGCCCTCAATCCGCTCGTATCCTCGGCCCTGAAGGCCGGCCTGCTTCGATGCCGGTCCGACGTGGCCCGCGCCTACGCCGACCTCTTCCGCCGGACCTACGAGGAATCCAGGTCGGCGCCTGACGGCCTGGCCGACGACGCGGCTCGGCGGCAGATCCTCGACGTCATCCGCGGCTCGGAGAGCCCGTCCCACATCACGCGCGGCCAGACGGTGGCGTTCATGTCGCGCGTCGACATCGACGCTTACGGCCCCAAGATCGTCGAGCTGGATCGGATGACCGTGAAGGCGTCGGACCCCGCGCCGCGGGCGATGGTCCTGGTCGACGCCGAACAACCCTACGCGCCGAGGGTCTTCGTCCGGGGCAACCCCGCCCAGCCGGGCGACGCGGTGCCTCGGCGGTTCTTGCACATCCTCTCCGGCGACGATGCAAAGCCCTTCGCCCGCGGCGGCGGCCGGCTCGACCTCGCGGAGGCGATCGCCGACCCGAAGAATCCGCTCACGGGTCGCGTGATCGTCAATCGCGTCTGGATGCACCACTTCGGCGAGCCCCTCGTCTCCACCCCCAGCGACTTCGGCGAGCGCAGCACACCCCCGACCCACCCCGAACTCCTCGACGACCTCGCCGCGCGATTCGTCGAGGGGGGCTGGTCCGTCAAGTCCCTCCACCGCCTGATCGTGCTCTCCAGCACCTACCGGCAGTCGAGCGCCGATCGCCCCGAATGCCGGAAGGTCGACCCCGAGAACAGGCTCATGTGGCGTGCGAACCGCCGTCGGCTCGACTTCGAGGCCATGCGCGACACGCTCCTGGCCGTCTCGGGCCGGCTCGACGCCACGATGTACGGCCGGCCGGTCGACGTCGCGAACGACCCCGGGAACGCCCGCCGCTCGGTCTATGGTCTGATAGACCGCCAGAGTTTCCCGGCCGTCTTCCGCGCTTTCGACCTCGCCAGCCCCGACGTCTCCGCCGAGCGCCGGCCGATGACGACGGTCCCCCAGCAGGCCCTCTTCGGCATGAATGCGCCTCTGGTCGCCGAACAGGCGAAGGCCCTCGCCGCCCGACCCGAAATCGCCGCCGCGGATCCGCGCGACGCGGTCCGGGCCCTCTATCGGCTGATCCTCGCCCGCGCCGCAGGCGGCGACGAGGTCGAGTCGGCGGCCCGCTTCCTCCGCAGCCTGGACGACGATCCGGGCGAGCCGGGGCTCGCCCCCCTGGCCCAGCTCGCCCAGGTGCTCCTGATCTCGAACGAGGCCATGTTCGTCGATTGATTTATCAACGCCCTTTCTACCCCCGCGGGACGTACGCCATGAACGCCGACTACCGGCCCCCCCTATCGCGACGCCAGGCCATCCAGCGACTCGGGACCGGCTTCGGCATGCTCGGCCTGTCGGCGATGCTGGACGAGGCCGGGCTGATGGGCCTCACCGCGGCTCGCGCGTCGACGCCCGAGGCCCCTCGTACGCCGCTCGCCCCCAGGCCCCCCCACTTCGCCCCCAGGGCGAAGCGGGTGATCCACATCTACCTGAACGGCGGCCCGAGCCAAGTCGACACCTTCGACCCGAAGCCGACGCTCACGAGGTACGACGGCAGGCCGCTCCCGCAAGGCAACCTCTCCACCGAGCAGCGGACCGGGGCGGCGATGGGCTCGCCCTTCAAGTTCCGCAAGTACGGCGAGAGCGGACTCCCGATCAGCGAGATCTTCGAGCGCACCGCGGCGCACGCCGACGACCTCTGCGTCATCCGCTCGATGCAGGCCGACACGCCAAACCACGAGCAGTCGATGCGGCTGATGAACTGCGGGGACGAACGGCTGCCTCGGCCCAGCATGGGTTCCTGGTTGACGTACGGCCTCGGCTCGGAGAATGAGAACCTGCCGGCGTACGTCTCGATGTGCCCCGGCCTCCCCGTCGCCGACGTCTCGAACTGGCGGTCGGCCTTCCTGCCGGGCGTTTATCAGGGGACGTACGTCGACAGTCGCAAGGAGAAGGCCGAGGACCTGATCGAGGACATCCGCAACGCCCGCCTTTCCGCTCGCGAGCAGCGCCGGCAGCTCGATCTCCTGGCCGAAATGAATCGACGTCATCGGGAATCGCGCGCCGAGGATGATGCGCTCGACGCCCGGATCGCCAGCTTCGAACTGGCCTACCGAATGCAGATGGAAGCGACCGACGCCTTCGACGTCGAGCAGGAACCGCGACACGTCCGCGATATGTACGGCCCCGGCGTCCAAGCCCGCCAACTCCTTATCGCCCGCCGCTTGATCGAACGCGGCGTACGGTTCGTCCAGCTCTTCCACGGCGACGTCCAACCCTGGGACAACCACGACAAGCTCCCGGCCGGCCACCGAAAACTCGGCCTCGAATGCGACCAGGGGATCGCGGCCCTGCTGACCGACCTCAAGCGTCGCGGCCTGTTCGAAGACACGCTGGTCCTCTGCGGCGGCGAATTCGGCCGCACTCCGACGGTGGAGATGGTCAAGGGGAAGGCCGGGACGGGTCGCGACCACAATCACTGGGGCTTCTCGGTCTGGCTCGCCGGCGGCGGCGTCAAGGGTGGTCATATCCACGGCGCGACCGACGACGTCGGATACAAGGCCGTGGAATCCCCGGTCCACATCCATGACCTCCACGCCACGATCCTCCACCTTCTCGGCCTCGACCACACGCGGCTCACCTATCGCCACGCCGGCCGCGACTTCCGCCTGACCGACGTCCACGGGAGCGTCGTCGAAGGGATCCTGGCTTGACGGGGGTGACACCCGCCGCACCAGGTGCGGTCATCTCACGATGAGGCGACCGCGTCTGTCGTCGCGGCCGAAAGGCGAGACGATCAGGCTCTCGACCCGCAGCGCCCCGATCCCGGATCCCGAAGCGGCGCTCGTCGGAAAACCCATACCCCTCCGTTACAGCGACTTGTGGAGGTCCCCTCTTTCCGCGGAGGCGACCCCGACCGGGGGAGGTTCGACTTCGATCTCGAAGATCCGCTCCTCCCCACACCCCCCCGAGCCGGCCGCCACAGCGACCGTTCCACCTGAGGCCGCGCCGGAGCCGGCCTCCGCGACTCCCACCCCGCCCGCCGTCACACGCCGGAGAGGATCGCCCGATGCCCAAGACGCTCGAATCACGGAGTAGGCGGCTGCGGCCGCTCGTCGTCCTCATCGCTCTCGGGATCGCCGCGGGGGCCGACGACGACGGGGCTGCGGCCGAACTTCCGACGACCGACGTGGGCGCCGCGCGCGCGGACGTCACCCCCGACTACTCGATCCGTTTGAGCGGCTACGGGGCTCGGACGACGGGCTCGGTCGGGGTCGACCAGAAGATCTGGGCCAAGGCCCTGGCGATCGGCTCGGACGCGGAAGGGCCGAGGGTGCTCGTCTCGGTCGACAACCTGGGCGTCCCGGACGCCGTGGTCGAGGAGGTCGCCGGCAGACTGAGGCGTCATGCGGGCATCCCCCGCGAACGCTTCGTGGTCTCGTCGTCGCACACGCATAGCGCCCCTTGCGTCTCCGGCTGCGCCGACAACATCTTCTCCAGGGCCGTCCCCGACCACGAGCTGGCGACGATCCGCCGCTACACGGGAGAGCTGACCGACCGCATCGAGGAGGTCGCCGTCGCCGCGCTCGCGGCGCGGGCGCCGGCGCGGCTCGCTTGGTCGGAGGGACGCGCCGGATTCGCGCGCAATCGTCGGACGCGGGGAGGGCCCGTCGACCACGCCCTTCCGGTCTTGAAGGCGACCGGGAGGGACGGCAAAATCCTGGCGATCCTGCTCAACTACGCGTGCCACTGCACGACGGTCGTTCCGGCCGACAATACGATCCACGGCGACTGGGCCGGCGTCGCCCAGGAGGAGGTCGAGCGCGAGCTGCCCGGCGCGATGGCGCTGACGGTCATCGGCTGCGGCGCCGATTCCGACCCGTCGCCTCGCGAAACGCCCGGGGCTGTGGAGAAGCACGGACGAGAGATCGCCCAGGAGGTCAAACGCATGCTATCCGGGACCTGGATCGACCTGCCCGCGCCGCCCGAGGCCCGGTTCCGGCGGGTCAAGGTTCCCCTCGACGCGCCGCCCACCCGCGCGCAGCTCGAAGCGACCGTGAAGGCGGGCGGCCACGGGGCCTACAACGCCTCGACCCAACTGGCCCGGCTCGATCGCGGCGAGCCGCTCCAGGAGGCGCTCGACTACCCCGTCCAGACCTGGAGGTTCGGCGACCGGCTGGTCATGGTCTTCCTCGCGGGCGAGGTCGTCGTCGACTACGCCCTCCGGCTCAAGACCGAGCTGGACGCGAGCCGCGTCTGGGTCACGGCCTATTCCAACGACGTCCCGTGCTACATCCCGTCCGAGCGCGTGCTCCGGGAAGGGGGATACGAAGGGGGCGAGGCCATGGCCTACTA of the Paludisphaera mucosa genome contains:
- a CDS encoding sigma-70 family RNA polymerase sigma factor, translating into MTRTGENSSETNRLLGLCREGDASSLGKLLSRHRGPLRHLIAHRLDARLRGRIDPSDVVQEAHVAASGSLEAYLREPRSPLVYWLLGIASHKILELRRFHLGTSARDPRREVPIHRPEAAVVPGLGTPSEAAMRVEEGEALHGALDRLEPSEREILLLRHFGHMTNAQVAEILGISSAAAGKRYLRALGRLRDLLGPRS
- a CDS encoding DUF1559 domain-containing protein, whose protein sequence is MKPKSGFTLIELLVVIAIIAVLIALLLPAVQSAREAARRAQCVNNLKQIGLAMHNYHSANDSFPPPKIYSGSCADQSNGGQGLVLNTTAFVMILGNLEQTPLMNAYNFSQASSDSAWGGYAGVNVNLLGDAAANSTVVGTMVAGYTCPSDEDPEVVTYEPSNPAAIYSRMNARRSNYGLSSAGYTDYECGPPNTSWLGAFYAEKASSIAKLQDGSSNTILTGEMHQRHAQDWFGPYWGSGTHTSTFARVARRGQWMWQFYYPNAPWGDNDCPGNRAACNPRNLTYAWVYASRHPGGVNVGMGDGSVRFIKNTINYDTFYSLTTIQGGEIVSADAF
- a CDS encoding Ig-like domain-containing protein is translated as MRFYKAVVVLGLAIVAGCSGGGGEEDSYSLVPVEGKLTLDGKPLEGASITFNASQGNNPPTDGGDVTGADGTFSAKYRNRSGLAPGTYKITVHQPKAALPGKPAPPDLDPFMMSLAIDAANKKKGPRKTAAIDQPWIYSEIDRTPLSHQVSVGGDVDLVFDLKSTLK
- a CDS encoding PSD1 and planctomycete cytochrome C domain-containing protein, encoding MTSERSSFADAERAASSMNVLFALGGSSLQASFVIAFLALLGAAVHAGDGAEREAFFEAKVRPILADRCFGCHSAKAGRIKGNLALDSLEGLFKGGDLGPAVQPGRPEESLLVQAIGYQDDSVKMPPKQKLSEEEIAVLRRWVAEGPTFPKSAASPAARAPGIDFARARGHWAYQPFSRREPPPVEDEAWPSTPVDPFVLAKLEAAGLSPSPPADRRTLLRRAYYDLIGLPPTAEEIAAFEADRSDDAFAKVVDRLLASPRYGERWGRHWLDVARYADSKDGVLMYGDDRIRPYAYTYRDYVVRSFNEDAPFDRMIREQLAADAVAPKDEPWRLAAMGFLTLGRAFDNNVHDQIDDKIDVVSRGLLGLTVACARCHDHKYDPIPTADYYSLYGVFAGAEAPLELPAIDDPERTPDRKAFEDSANVKRSEIRRFLDDQYVMLSEEAARRSGDYLIQAATTPPDPLETAVFFMSLDREQLRPPLVARWRRLLKRRADPADPVFGPLSQLMKLDDEAVADRSAAILASWAERPAGTGLDALNPLVSSALKAGLLRCRSDVARAYADLFRRTYEESRSAPDGLADDAARRQILDVIRGSESPSHITRGQTVAFMSRVDIDAYGPKIVELDRMTVKASDPAPRAMVLVDAEQPYAPRVFVRGNPAQPGDAVPRRFLHILSGDDAKPFARGGGRLDLAEAIADPKNPLTGRVIVNRVWMHHFGEPLVSTPSDFGERSTPPTHPELLDDLAARFVEGGWSVKSLHRLIVLSSTYRQSSADRPECRKVDPENRLMWRANRRRLDFEAMRDTLLAVSGRLDATMYGRPVDVANDPGNARRSVYGLIDRQSFPAVFRAFDLASPDVSAERRPMTTVPQQALFGMNAPLVAEQAKALAARPEIAAADPRDAVRALYRLILARAAGGDEVESAARFLRSLDDDPGEPGLAPLAQLAQVLLISNEAMFVD
- a CDS encoding DUF1501 domain-containing protein, which codes for MNADYRPPLSRRQAIQRLGTGFGMLGLSAMLDEAGLMGLTAARASTPEAPRTPLAPRPPHFAPRAKRVIHIYLNGGPSQVDTFDPKPTLTRYDGRPLPQGNLSTEQRTGAAMGSPFKFRKYGESGLPISEIFERTAAHADDLCVIRSMQADTPNHEQSMRLMNCGDERLPRPSMGSWLTYGLGSENENLPAYVSMCPGLPVADVSNWRSAFLPGVYQGTYVDSRKEKAEDLIEDIRNARLSAREQRRQLDLLAEMNRRHRESRAEDDALDARIASFELAYRMQMEATDAFDVEQEPRHVRDMYGPGVQARQLLIARRLIERGVRFVQLFHGDVQPWDNHDKLPAGHRKLGLECDQGIAALLTDLKRRGLFEDTLVLCGGEFGRTPTVEMVKGKAGTGRDHNHWGFSVWLAGGGVKGGHIHGATDDVGYKAVESPVHIHDLHATILHLLGLDHTRLTYRHAGRDFRLTDVHGSVVEGILA